Proteins co-encoded in one Trueperella abortisuis genomic window:
- a CDS encoding prolyl oligopeptidase family serine peptidase, with amino-acid sequence MTSPQMNELLIQGMPVKIKHPAHRIESPDVSELVRATRSIRLPSGSVLFPIWRIRGDNREIYGEWIDAHFAVAVLRAGTACVFRARDFSPPGSFIEPIENGATGWELFASSFVCLGIRYGIEADGNLVEAKRTSYPFAVKVKHKHIVAVSGDDTHIPIDCYGELAGSTPTFVHVYGGFDQYNTSFFSPQIAHTWLDHGFKIALVHTRGGAEYGTSWHEQTQRHGRAMVRCDVEAALRALHDQRICSSRDTFLHGMPHGALAVASTAMRAPSLANHYVCRVPIATTRSIHLNPIRREWISEYGDPRTSEWDEFMEKEDPIATPIHGLLGGTSWFVSVYTHDEVTPVTHANPLVEKLRANQAQLTYYRYRTSATHRGETSAQVRQQHSTQLWNYLTAHARHTDITHAVTPACDNAFRKGEER; translated from the coding sequence ATGACCAGCCCCCAGATGAATGAACTTCTAATTCAAGGAATGCCAGTGAAAATCAAACATCCGGCACACAGAATAGAATCTCCCGATGTCTCTGAGCTCGTTCGTGCAACTAGAAGCATACGGTTACCCAGCGGTTCCGTTCTCTTTCCGATCTGGCGGATTAGAGGTGATAACCGTGAAATATACGGCGAATGGATTGATGCACACTTTGCAGTCGCAGTCCTGCGCGCAGGAACCGCCTGTGTCTTTCGCGCTAGAGATTTCTCTCCTCCCGGGAGTTTTATCGAGCCAATTGAGAATGGGGCAACTGGCTGGGAATTGTTCGCATCCTCGTTCGTATGCCTAGGCATACGTTACGGGATTGAGGCTGACGGCAATTTGGTCGAGGCAAAGAGAACCTCATATCCTTTCGCCGTTAAGGTCAAACACAAACATATCGTTGCCGTATCCGGCGACGACACACATATACCGATTGATTGCTATGGCGAACTAGCCGGCAGTACCCCCACATTCGTACACGTGTACGGAGGTTTTGACCAATATAATACGAGTTTCTTTTCGCCTCAGATTGCGCACACATGGCTTGACCACGGATTCAAGATTGCGCTTGTTCATACTCGAGGAGGAGCAGAATATGGCACCTCCTGGCATGAACAGACACAGCGCCACGGACGCGCAATGGTACGTTGCGATGTCGAAGCGGCGCTTCGCGCCCTACACGACCAACGTATCTGTTCGTCACGAGACACTTTCCTGCATGGCATGCCACATGGAGCGCTCGCCGTTGCCTCTACAGCGATGCGCGCTCCTAGTCTCGCAAATCATTATGTGTGTCGCGTGCCTATAGCGACGACACGGAGTATTCACCTTAATCCCATTAGACGTGAATGGATCAGTGAATACGGAGATCCAAGAACGTCTGAGTGGGACGAATTTATGGAAAAAGAAGACCCTATTGCAACTCCAATTCATGGGTTGCTAGGTGGGACATCCTGGTTTGTTTCAGTGTATACACATGACGAAGTAACTCCTGTGACTCATGCGAATCCCCTGGTTGAAAAACTTCGCGCGAATCAGGCTCAACTGACATACTATCGTTATCGCACATCTGCAACACACCGTGGGGAAACCTCAGCCCAAGTCCGACAACAGCATTCCACGCAGTTGTGGAACTACCTCACCGCACACGCACGTCACACGGACATCACTCATGCGGTTACCCCGGCATGTGACAATGCGTTCCGAAAAGGCGAGGAACGGTGA
- a CDS encoding YcaO-like family protein, which yields MSGYINTVFCQGSSIIPSDTVRDDEDRIHEKNFYAAIGESVERYCSNLIDLKPVHYASYNELRRRGFPALDPRELVLFSSRQYETAGFPFQPLAADLRIGWVEGHYLDDDSAVYVPASLVYVNWYLRQNRHQPRINFPAFAGVAAGTSTEQAILSGLSEIIERHATMVWWLNKHALPHIKLTQAQLALFDGAQETLRPALIHVDNTFNVPVAAGVVHNDTSALVHIGFSCRSTLAEAALKAWSEALTLQEGAHDLKNPDGIHWSAIRNGLLPGRSYKAWREDRRYLDDFRADLKDVDDLLVQQEVFLDPRAVEHVAPLLDRAPTREPGTVNELSNDFLSTYVEKVYDHGNRIITVDITSPDVASCGLSVIRTIVPGTVGNTPAAFPYLGNGVVTHEAVKLGWRDRPLAEEDVNSFPMPHA from the coding sequence ATGTCTGGATACATAAACACTGTGTTTTGCCAAGGTTCAAGCATTATCCCTTCAGATACTGTTCGAGATGACGAAGACCGCATTCACGAGAAGAACTTCTATGCAGCGATTGGCGAGTCAGTGGAGCGATATTGTTCAAATCTCATAGATCTAAAGCCAGTCCATTACGCCAGCTATAATGAGCTGAGAAGGCGGGGCTTTCCAGCACTTGATCCTAGAGAGCTTGTGCTGTTCTCGTCCAGGCAGTATGAGACTGCAGGTTTTCCGTTTCAGCCCCTCGCGGCCGACTTGAGAATTGGCTGGGTTGAAGGTCACTATCTGGACGACGACAGTGCAGTCTATGTTCCAGCGTCGCTCGTTTACGTAAACTGGTATCTGCGTCAGAATCGTCATCAACCACGGATTAACTTCCCAGCCTTTGCTGGTGTAGCCGCTGGGACATCAACCGAACAGGCGATTCTTTCTGGGCTGAGCGAAATCATAGAAAGGCATGCCACCATGGTGTGGTGGCTAAACAAACATGCATTGCCGCATATCAAGCTTACGCAAGCTCAGCTAGCACTATTCGATGGAGCGCAAGAGACTCTGCGTCCGGCGCTGATTCACGTGGATAACACCTTCAATGTTCCCGTAGCCGCGGGTGTGGTTCATAACGATACATCCGCGCTTGTCCACATAGGCTTTTCGTGTCGTTCAACGCTCGCCGAAGCCGCGTTGAAGGCTTGGTCCGAAGCGCTAACACTCCAGGAAGGGGCGCATGATCTGAAAAACCCCGATGGTATTCACTGGTCAGCTATACGCAATGGATTATTGCCCGGTCGATCGTATAAGGCGTGGCGTGAGGATAGACGCTACCTGGATGACTTCCGCGCAGATTTAAAGGATGTGGACGACCTCTTAGTGCAACAGGAAGTCTTCCTTGATCCCCGAGCAGTCGAACACGTTGCTCCTTTACTTGATCGCGCTCCTACACGGGAACCGGGCACAGTTAACGAACTGTCCAATGACTTCCTAAGTACATATGTGGAGAAAGTCTACGACCATGGAAACCGCATCATCACTGTCGATATCACGTCTCCAGATGTGGCCTCCTGTGGACTGAGCGTCATCAGGACGATTGTACCTGGGACGGTAGGAAACACTCCAGCCGCATTTCCCTACTTGGGTAATGGTGTAGTTACTCATGAGGCGGTCAAGCTCGGGTGGCGTGACAGACCCCTGGCTGAAGAAGATGTTAACAGTTTTCCGATGCCGCACGCGTAG
- a CDS encoding ABC transporter ATP-binding protein/permease, whose amino-acid sequence MFTQQRRVMAAGGLTLWLLILPILIGLIVSALYVATAAVNATLFTELLGQRRYSTIVPLIVSIGVLLVVRPFIDVCGQLAQNRAGLVVKSNLRSSLLREIDRQGPMRVGLGRSGNIQSVITDGVEAIEPYFIKYFTQLAVTAITAIALTIVLAQVSLWIALVLLVCGLAVVAIPRLWDKALAERGQSHWIAYETLNADFIDAMMGMSTLKSFGAADSYGDKLHRQSRELLTSTLGQLRLSLGETGLSGMMKVLGPALALIIAIAQVREGSMELDQLFLVTLLSVEMFRPFNQLSSCWHESFFGISALPSMNEIFTRIPPDANPGRTARDPAIDPSLGISFEDVSYTYLGSDEPAIEQMSFHIAAGQTTSIVGLSGSGKSTALGLLIGYDQPLSGKIGVFGLSPSTDDVTQLVTLVPQEPIIFPGTIREILLSANPDASDAEMMKALTIARADRLHMEFDDDAGWLQGAPEDVLSVEIFEHAKNLSGGQKQRLAIARALIRGTQILVLDESTSALDTYTEHQLISELRVAYPELTLVLVTHRIDTAANSDRVVVLAHRRVSCMGDPHELEQDPHSTWSELVAAQRGEN is encoded by the coding sequence ATGTTCACACAACAACGACGAGTAATGGCAGCCGGAGGGCTGACGTTGTGGCTGTTGATTCTGCCTATCTTAATTGGGCTGATTGTCTCCGCCCTCTACGTGGCGACCGCCGCGGTGAACGCCACTCTCTTCACGGAACTATTGGGACAACGACGCTATTCCACCATTGTGCCGCTGATCGTCAGCATCGGTGTCTTACTTGTTGTGCGTCCTTTCATTGATGTGTGCGGGCAGCTGGCTCAAAACCGGGCAGGACTTGTGGTTAAGAGTAACTTGCGGAGTTCGCTACTTCGGGAAATTGATCGGCAAGGTCCGATGCGGGTCGGCTTGGGGAGGTCCGGCAATATTCAGTCTGTTATCACTGACGGCGTGGAGGCTATTGAGCCCTACTTCATTAAGTATTTCACGCAATTGGCAGTCACGGCCATCACCGCAATAGCGCTGACTATCGTCCTCGCGCAGGTAAGCTTGTGGATAGCGCTCGTGTTGCTCGTGTGTGGACTTGCCGTCGTTGCGATTCCGCGATTATGGGACAAGGCGTTGGCTGAACGCGGGCAATCCCACTGGATCGCATATGAAACTCTTAACGCAGATTTTATCGACGCGATGATGGGCATGTCGACCTTAAAGTCCTTTGGAGCTGCTGATTCCTATGGAGATAAGCTCCACCGCCAGTCCCGCGAGCTCTTGACGTCTACTTTGGGTCAGCTTCGCCTGTCATTAGGTGAAACAGGTTTGAGCGGAATGATGAAGGTCCTCGGCCCGGCTTTGGCATTGATTATTGCCATTGCCCAGGTGCGCGAGGGAAGCATGGAACTGGATCAACTGTTCCTCGTCACGCTGCTATCGGTTGAAATGTTCCGTCCTTTTAACCAGCTCTCTTCTTGCTGGCATGAGTCCTTCTTCGGCATTTCAGCACTGCCGTCAATGAATGAGATTTTCACACGGATTCCGCCCGATGCTAACCCTGGTCGCACTGCGCGCGATCCAGCGATAGACCCAAGCTTGGGTATTTCTTTTGAGGACGTCTCCTACACATATCTTGGGAGCGATGAACCAGCTATTGAGCAGATGAGTTTCCACATTGCGGCTGGGCAAACGACCTCGATCGTTGGCTTATCGGGGTCCGGGAAATCAACTGCTCTAGGACTACTCATCGGCTACGACCAGCCGCTAAGCGGAAAGATCGGTGTCTTCGGACTATCACCGTCGACTGACGACGTGACACAACTCGTTACCCTTGTCCCGCAAGAACCCATTATCTTTCCCGGCACTATTCGCGAGATTCTACTGAGCGCAAACCCTGATGCGAGTGATGCGGAGATGATGAAGGCGTTGACGATAGCCCGCGCGGACCGCCTGCACATGGAATTCGACGACGACGCCGGCTGGCTACAGGGGGCTCCTGAGGACGTTTTGAGTGTTGAAATTTTTGAACACGCTAAGAATTTGTCTGGTGGGCAAAAGCAGCGTCTTGCCATTGCACGGGCGTTGATTCGCGGCACGCAGATTCTTGTGTTGGATGAATCCACGTCTGCGCTCGATACCTATACGGAACACCAACTTATAAGTGAGCTACGCGTCGCCTACCCTGAACTCACGCTCGTCCTTGTCACGCACCGCATTGATACCGCAGCAAACTCCGACCGCGTCGTCGTTCTCGCCCATCGTCGTGTGAGCTGTATGGGCGATCCACATGAGTTGGAACAGGATCCGCACTCTACGTGGTCTGAGCTCGTTGCAGCGCAGAGGGGAGAAAACTGA
- a CDS encoding ABC transporter ATP-binding protein has protein sequence MTQTLSNMLRLIRNLRECLPLFIASTFVTALAQVTLVGVTVTSVWISTQFITDGSVPLAALVALLFSLVAGHGLATLLEVWWSHEVAYRILHTFRVHIYQAIKRIAPVGLEGRRTGDVASAAMDDAEKLEWFYAHTASTIICAVVSPSIFVTILCWLIGPLGLIMLFPILTMIALPIAILPLQQKQGRALRSALVDLRIAVLDSIQGQRELRSLGMVANQHAIIDGLTKRVQRIMSRQSMRKAWESSYAAISTSVCSTILLVILTGRVLNGQLDGAFLPVAIVLAGMSPAPALTLVGMLGRFGELGACATRINEILDARDPIPSRPDDVEKLLGEEESLVAAQVSFAYGGQKVLKEVSVEIRPDRSVAIVGASGAGKTTFANLAMRFLDPDTGTMRFSGSDLRGYVPDEYRQKLALIPQDCHIFAGSIRNNLTLARPDSTDEEIWQALRAAQIASLVESLGGLDAHVGDRGTTLSGGERQRIGIARAILRDPELLILDEPLANIDPFLESQIAAHIKQLRSGRATIVIAHRLASIRIADHVVVLDNGTVIAQGTHSELLNDVTYRKLLGDQIPAGRCSPGQSVPAV, from the coding sequence ATGACCCAGACGCTTTCGAACATGCTCCGGTTGATACGCAATCTACGCGAATGTCTGCCATTGTTCATTGCTTCCACTTTTGTCACTGCGCTCGCACAGGTCACGCTTGTTGGAGTTACTGTGACGTCGGTGTGGATCTCGACTCAGTTCATCACCGATGGTAGCGTTCCGCTGGCAGCATTAGTGGCTCTCTTGTTTTCCCTAGTTGCCGGCCATGGGCTGGCAACACTTCTTGAAGTGTGGTGGTCACATGAGGTCGCTTACCGGATCTTGCATACGTTCCGAGTCCACATTTACCAAGCCATTAAACGCATTGCCCCTGTCGGCTTGGAGGGTAGACGTACCGGCGATGTGGCTTCCGCTGCTATGGACGACGCCGAAAAGCTCGAGTGGTTCTATGCACACACTGCTTCAACGATCATTTGTGCTGTGGTCAGTCCATCCATTTTTGTGACGATCTTATGCTGGCTAATCGGCCCGCTAGGGCTCATCATGCTCTTTCCTATCCTGACCATGATCGCACTGCCGATCGCGATACTTCCATTGCAGCAAAAGCAAGGCAGGGCCTTGAGAAGCGCGCTTGTTGACCTGCGTATCGCTGTCCTTGACTCAATCCAAGGGCAAAGGGAACTTCGCTCGCTGGGAATGGTAGCTAACCAGCACGCCATCATCGATGGGCTAACAAAGCGGGTGCAACGCATTATGAGCCGGCAATCTATGCGTAAAGCTTGGGAGAGCTCCTATGCGGCGATATCGACCTCTGTGTGCTCTACGATTCTGCTGGTCATTCTCACTGGGAGGGTACTCAATGGCCAGTTAGACGGCGCCTTCTTACCCGTCGCGATCGTGTTAGCAGGCATGAGCCCTGCACCGGCGCTGACCCTCGTAGGAATGCTCGGTAGGTTCGGAGAACTTGGTGCATGCGCCACACGTATTAACGAGATCCTCGACGCTCGCGACCCCATCCCGTCCCGGCCTGATGACGTAGAAAAACTGCTTGGCGAGGAAGAATCACTCGTCGCCGCACAGGTGTCTTTCGCTTATGGCGGCCAGAAAGTGCTCAAAGAGGTATCGGTGGAGATCCGTCCTGACCGTTCTGTAGCGATCGTCGGCGCCTCGGGGGCAGGCAAGACCACGTTCGCTAATCTTGCCATGAGGTTCCTTGACCCCGATACCGGAACCATGCGTTTTAGCGGTTCAGACTTGCGTGGCTACGTGCCCGACGAATACCGGCAAAAGCTTGCCCTGATTCCTCAAGACTGTCACATTTTCGCCGGGTCAATCCGCAATAACCTCACGCTTGCTCGGCCCGACTCCACCGATGAGGAGATCTGGCAAGCCCTGCGTGCCGCACAAATCGCGTCTCTGGTTGAATCGCTCGGTGGGTTGGATGCGCATGTCGGTGACAGGGGAACAACCCTATCTGGTGGCGAACGTCAAAGAATCGGTATTGCCAGAGCGATCTTGCGCGACCCTGAGCTGCTCATCCTTGACGAGCCTTTAGCCAACATTGATCCGTTCCTTGAATCCCAGATAGCAGCCCATATCAAACAGTTGCGCTCTGGGCGCGCCACCATCGTGATCGCTCATCGCCTCGCGTCTATCCGCATAGCCGATCACGTCGTTGTGCTCGACAACGGCACGGTCATCGCGCAAGGCACTCACTCTGAACTGCTCAACGACGTCACCTATCGGAAACTCTTGGGGGATCAAATACCGGCGGGCAGGTGCTCGCCCGGACAATCAGTTCCGGCGGTATGA
- a CDS encoding LacI family DNA-binding transcriptional regulator: MHERPWHPPTLRDVARASGASLATVSRALSPSSTRTPRAAAEIARIARDMGYSEPNTSAPHLVVFSSEITRTGYRETLGGIMNVVREHSLNVSMAFIATDPERLDDAIHSALQGRVDGVVVLEFDTPSTHVIDALPRSLPFAIAGGYPQEGENLTRAWIDDYSGARMAAEHLVELGHRRIGYVGLPQAGHPDPRVRGWREVLADCGIRAPQFGTGWSALTGMRAAEQAISSHVSAVLCGNDDLAFGVIAGLARAGVRVPEDISVIGMDDHPLSVATVPALSTVRLDFEELGATAARLALGIAPVTSSNEQPPGNKEETLPGGCVLIPPELIVRASTCPPVFDPPRVSDR; this comes from the coding sequence ATGCACGAGCGACCCTGGCACCCACCCACACTGCGTGACGTCGCGCGCGCATCCGGCGCCTCGCTGGCCACCGTCTCTCGCGCGCTGTCGCCGAGCTCCACACGCACTCCGCGGGCCGCGGCCGAGATCGCCCGCATCGCCCGCGACATGGGTTACAGCGAACCAAACACGTCGGCCCCGCACCTCGTCGTTTTCAGCAGTGAGATCACGCGAACCGGCTACCGCGAAACCCTCGGCGGGATCATGAACGTCGTCCGCGAGCACTCCCTCAACGTCTCCATGGCCTTCATCGCAACCGATCCCGAGCGGCTCGATGATGCCATCCACAGCGCGCTCCAGGGCCGCGTCGACGGCGTCGTCGTGCTCGAATTCGACACGCCATCCACCCACGTCATCGACGCCCTGCCCAGATCCCTCCCCTTCGCCATCGCGGGCGGCTATCCGCAGGAGGGCGAGAACCTTACCCGCGCGTGGATCGACGACTACTCGGGCGCCAGGATGGCCGCCGAGCACCTCGTCGAACTCGGCCATCGTCGTATCGGCTACGTGGGCCTGCCCCAAGCCGGCCATCCCGACCCGCGCGTGCGCGGCTGGCGCGAGGTGCTGGCTGACTGCGGAATCCGCGCGCCCCAGTTCGGCACGGGATGGTCCGCACTAACCGGCATGCGCGCCGCCGAGCAAGCCATATCTTCCCACGTCAGCGCCGTACTGTGCGGCAACGATGACCTCGCCTTCGGGGTCATCGCCGGGCTCGCCCGCGCGGGCGTGCGTGTGCCCGAGGATATATCCGTCATCGGCATGGACGACCACCCGCTGTCGGTGGCCACGGTTCCTGCGCTTTCCACCGTTCGCCTCGACTTTGAGGAACTAGGGGCCACCGCTGCCCGCCTCGCCCTCGGGATCGCCCCAGTTACCTCCAGCAATGAGCAACCCCCTGGCAACAAGGAGGAAACCTTGCCAGGGGGTTGCGTTCTCATACCGCCGGAACTGATTGTCCGGGCGAGCACCTGCCCGCCGGTATTTGATCCCCCAAGAGTTTCCGATAGGTGA
- a CDS encoding glycoside hydrolase family 36 protein, producing MDLTPWAHLDLDPDHAARLSLGDSSMPANVLVECFTLEHGRAFVDHRLTQSRVGSELRPINVETADLPQEWSRWSVHQRDDNSGLEADVEITAPKGAAALRFTTTIRNTSATPVHLTAVSITSATVLPSSRFDDLRLRFARSGWMAENRWESHRLADLLVDISPDMHGNSARDAFRLSAESGWSASLFAPTGYVEDEAGSCVGWQIEHNGGWTVELSRRHQSLGLAIYGPTDLQHSWMRVLKPGESFTTPSATLAFSATGWQGAVAQMSDYRRSLRRASGEKKLIAPVVFNDYLNTLKADPDSAKLSALIPAAARAGAEVFCIDAGWFANERDTDWWANVGQWMPSTTRFEGGLDAVLQMIREHGMVPGLWIEPLAVGVNSPVAARLEPLCMKRDGVTIIEQDRMRLDMRKPEARAYLTAVLDRMVDYGIGYLKVDDNYSIGVGPDEGADSPGDGLLEHSRAWSAWLAEITRRFPHVLIENCASGGMTTDYALLTSAHLQSTSDTEDMRRYPVIAAGAPLVVLPEQTANWGVPQPDMPLGEIVSTLTVSLAGSLYLSGHLDQLSPLQADLVAAAVDLAKAERDALGQRHPIWPTGLPRWDNEWVTLAHLPARPDDDGLLFVWHRGGGSELVVVDGRWQLGEQLFPPAGIEDVAWNVTHTASGITMQVPGKEISARIYRIRRHNSSAKEPGEREEK from the coding sequence ATGGACCTGACCCCGTGGGCTCACCTAGATCTTGACCCAGACCATGCCGCCAGGCTCAGTCTGGGGGATTCGAGCATGCCGGCTAACGTCCTCGTCGAATGCTTCACGCTTGAGCACGGGCGCGCCTTCGTCGATCACCGCCTCACCCAGTCCCGCGTGGGCAGTGAGCTGCGACCCATCAACGTGGAGACGGCCGACCTCCCCCAGGAGTGGTCGCGCTGGAGCGTACACCAACGGGACGACAACAGCGGACTCGAAGCGGACGTAGAGATCACCGCCCCGAAGGGCGCGGCGGCGCTTCGATTCACGACGACGATCCGGAACACCTCCGCCACGCCCGTCCACCTCACGGCTGTCTCCATCACCTCGGCCACCGTGCTCCCCTCCTCGCGTTTTGACGATCTTCGCCTGCGTTTCGCGCGCTCGGGGTGGATGGCCGAAAACCGGTGGGAGAGCCACCGGCTCGCCGACCTCCTCGTCGACATCAGCCCCGACATGCACGGAAACTCCGCCCGTGACGCCTTCCGGCTCTCCGCTGAAAGCGGCTGGTCCGCAAGCCTGTTTGCGCCGACCGGCTACGTCGAGGACGAGGCGGGATCGTGCGTCGGCTGGCAGATCGAACACAACGGGGGCTGGACTGTTGAGCTCTCCCGCCGCCACCAATCCCTCGGCCTGGCGATCTACGGCCCCACCGATCTGCAGCACTCCTGGATGCGCGTTCTCAAGCCAGGGGAGTCTTTCACGACGCCGTCGGCGACGCTCGCGTTCTCGGCCACGGGATGGCAGGGCGCCGTCGCCCAGATGAGCGACTATCGCCGTTCGCTGCGCAGGGCGAGCGGGGAAAAGAAGCTGATCGCCCCCGTCGTCTTCAACGACTACCTCAACACCCTCAAGGCAGACCCGGATTCGGCGAAACTCTCCGCGCTCATTCCGGCTGCCGCCCGCGCGGGTGCTGAGGTTTTTTGTATCGACGCCGGCTGGTTCGCCAATGAGCGCGACACGGACTGGTGGGCCAACGTGGGGCAGTGGATGCCCTCGACAACGCGCTTTGAGGGCGGGCTGGATGCGGTCTTGCAGATGATCCGGGAGCACGGCATGGTTCCGGGGCTGTGGATCGAACCCCTCGCGGTGGGTGTGAACTCCCCGGTGGCTGCCCGCCTCGAGCCGCTGTGCATGAAGCGTGACGGGGTGACGATCATCGAGCAGGACCGGATGCGCCTCGACATGCGCAAGCCGGAGGCTCGCGCCTACCTCACCGCGGTCCTTGATCGCATGGTCGACTATGGTATCGGCTACCTCAAGGTTGACGACAACTATTCGATCGGCGTCGGCCCCGACGAGGGCGCGGACAGCCCGGGCGACGGTCTGCTCGAGCACAGCCGCGCGTGGTCCGCCTGGCTGGCGGAGATAACTCGGCGCTTCCCGCACGTGCTCATCGAAAACTGCGCCTCGGGCGGGATGACGACCGACTACGCCCTTCTGACGAGCGCCCACCTTCAGTCCACCTCGGACACGGAAGACATGCGCAGGTACCCGGTGATCGCGGCCGGCGCCCCGCTCGTCGTGCTGCCCGAGCAGACGGCGAATTGGGGAGTGCCGCAGCCCGACATGCCGCTCGGCGAGATCGTCTCGACGCTGACGGTCTCGCTCGCCGGAAGCCTCTACCTCAGCGGCCACCTCGATCAGCTTTCACCACTCCAGGCCGACCTCGTTGCGGCCGCCGTCGACCTCGCCAAGGCCGAACGCGACGCGCTCGGTCAGCGCCATCCGATCTGGCCCACCGGCTTGCCTCGCTGGGACAACGAGTGGGTGACGCTCGCCCACCTGCCGGCTCGTCCCGACGACGACGGCCTGCTCTTCGTCTGGCACCGAGGGGGCGGCTCCGAGCTCGTCGTCGTCGATGGGCGCTGGCAGCTGGGCGAGCAACTGTTCCCGCCCGCGGGCATTGAGGACGTCGCCTGGAACGTGACACACACAGCTTCGGGAATCACCATGCAGGTTCCCGGAAAGGAAATCTCCGCACGGATCTACCGAATCCGGCGGCACAACAGCTCGGCAAAGGAGCCGGGCGAAAGGGAGGAAAA